A window of the Desulfobacula toluolica Tol2 genome harbors these coding sequences:
- the fdhF gene encoding formate dehydrogenase subunit alpha, with the protein MEHNIITINENELTFESGETILEVAQRNQIDIPTLCHLKNTIPTTTCRICLVEIKGYPGLVESCATKAEQDMIIFTESSKVIEARRDNISKLLASGNHNCAIRDFDTTDWTSFQMGVLKNDGKDELCPVWGDCELQNLAYRYQVKTRGMPLNECKYETERANPFIIRDFSRCILCGRCVKACREIQVNNAIEFGYTGEDRKIIAKEDAALKDSNCVFCGECLQVCPVGALIPDKSFRDGRFKDTQKVRTTCSFCGVGCQMDLFVQDNKIVKIDGADIDLPPNNASLCVKGRFGYEFVASSERLTTPLIKKNGKQVQASWDEALDLVAKKLSSIKNEFGPDSIGVLTSARITNEDNYIAHKFTRAVLKTNNIDHCARLUHSSTVAGLAAAFGSGAMTNTIADIETSDMILVTGSNTTENHPVLSSFVKRAAAKGKKLYVIDPRKVTLATHADKWLRPEPGTDIAWINGLMHVIIKKDLQDKDFIENRTQNFEALKEAVEKYTPEYVENITGIKAEDLIEVAEQFAKAPAASILYCMGITQHTCGTDNVKSLANLSMLCGHLGKPGGGVNPLRGQNNVQGACDMGGLPNVFTAYQPVGDDDVRSELEKAWNVTGMSAKPGLPATEMIQKAYEGDLRSLFVIGENPLISDPDLNHAKKALANLDFFVVQDIFETETTKVADVVLPAFCFAEKDGTFTNTERRVQRVRKAVNAPGEARQDWEIICGIASKMGYEMSYETSRDIFKEITSLTPSYKGITWERISKIGIHWPCPDENHEGTPILHTSQFARGKGLFHAIDHRPPAELPDKNYPYVLTTGRVLYHYHTGTMTMKTNGLNMLSPECFVEISSGDARKLGIDTGSEVDVSSRRGKISAKLKVSSKAVDGTVFIPFHFAKAAANELTNAKLDPTAKIPEFKVCAIKIEPIKI; encoded by the coding sequence ATGGAACATAATATTATAACAATAAACGAAAATGAACTGACCTTTGAATCCGGTGAAACAATTCTTGAAGTTGCACAACGCAATCAAATTGATATCCCCACCCTGTGTCATTTAAAAAACACAATTCCAACTACGACATGTAGAATATGTCTGGTTGAAATAAAGGGATATCCGGGTCTGGTTGAATCTTGCGCAACTAAAGCAGAACAAGATATGATCATTTTTACGGAATCATCAAAGGTCATTGAAGCACGCAGAGATAATATCAGCAAACTGCTGGCTTCAGGTAACCATAATTGTGCCATAAGAGATTTTGACACCACGGACTGGACATCATTTCAGATGGGTGTCCTGAAAAACGACGGCAAAGATGAACTTTGTCCGGTATGGGGCGATTGTGAACTCCAAAACCTCGCCTACCGGTATCAAGTTAAAACCCGTGGTATGCCGCTAAATGAATGCAAATATGAAACCGAACGTGCCAATCCTTTTATTATCAGGGATTTTTCACGATGTATTCTTTGCGGAAGATGTGTAAAAGCATGCAGGGAGATACAGGTAAACAATGCCATTGAGTTCGGTTACACGGGTGAAGATCGTAAAATTATTGCAAAAGAAGATGCTGCACTAAAAGATTCCAACTGCGTCTTTTGTGGCGAATGCCTTCAGGTCTGCCCTGTCGGCGCACTGATACCGGACAAATCATTCCGGGATGGCAGATTTAAAGACACCCAAAAAGTCAGAACGACCTGTTCGTTCTGCGGCGTAGGTTGTCAGATGGATCTGTTTGTTCAGGATAATAAAATCGTTAAGATAGATGGAGCGGATATTGATCTTCCGCCTAACAATGCAAGCCTGTGTGTCAAGGGCAGGTTTGGATACGAATTTGTTGCATCTTCCGAACGGTTGACCACACCATTAATTAAAAAAAATGGAAAACAGGTTCAAGCATCCTGGGATGAAGCACTGGATCTTGTGGCAAAAAAGCTGTCAAGTATTAAAAATGAATTCGGACCGGACAGTATCGGGGTTTTGACATCTGCCAGGATCACCAATGAAGACAATTACATTGCCCATAAATTCACCCGAGCCGTACTGAAAACCAACAATATTGACCATTGTGCCCGACTGTGACACAGCTCCACCGTAGCCGGTCTGGCTGCAGCATTTGGAAGCGGTGCAATGACCAATACCATAGCGGATATTGAAACATCCGACATGATACTTGTGACAGGGTCCAATACAACAGAGAATCATCCGGTACTCTCCAGTTTTGTTAAGCGGGCTGCAGCAAAGGGGAAAAAGCTCTATGTCATTGATCCTCGAAAAGTAACACTTGCGACTCATGCCGACAAATGGCTCAGGCCAGAACCGGGCACAGATATTGCCTGGATCAACGGCCTGATGCATGTCATTATTAAAAAAGATCTGCAAGACAAAGATTTTATTGAAAACAGAACCCAGAATTTTGAAGCCCTCAAAGAAGCCGTTGAAAAATATACGCCCGAATATGTGGAAAATATCACCGGCATCAAGGCCGAAGATCTTATTGAAGTTGCCGAGCAATTTGCCAAAGCGCCTGCTGCATCAATATTATACTGCATGGGAATTACCCAGCATACCTGTGGTACGGACAATGTCAAATCCCTTGCCAATCTGTCTATGCTTTGTGGACATTTGGGCAAACCAGGCGGCGGAGTAAACCCGCTTCGCGGTCAGAACAATGTTCAAGGCGCATGTGATATGGGTGGATTGCCCAATGTGTTTACCGCATACCAGCCTGTCGGCGATGATGACGTCAGAAGCGAACTTGAAAAAGCCTGGAATGTCACCGGCATGTCGGCAAAACCTGGCTTGCCAGCTACTGAGATGATTCAAAAAGCCTATGAAGGAGATCTTAGATCACTTTTTGTTATTGGAGAAAATCCCCTCATTTCCGACCCTGACTTGAACCATGCAAAAAAAGCCCTTGCAAATCTGGACTTTTTTGTTGTTCAGGATATCTTTGAGACAGAAACAACAAAGGTGGCAGATGTGGTTTTACCGGCATTTTGTTTTGCAGAAAAAGATGGCACCTTTACAAATACGGAGCGACGGGTTCAACGGGTCAGAAAAGCGGTGAACGCTCCGGGAGAAGCCAGACAGGACTGGGAAATCATCTGTGGGATTGCCAGTAAAATGGGATATGAGATGTCTTATGAGACCAGCCGCGATATCTTCAAGGAAATCACATCGCTTACACCATCCTACAAAGGCATCACCTGGGAGAGAATTTCTAAAATCGGTATTCACTGGCCATGCCCGGATGAAAACCATGAAGGAACCCCAATTTTGCATACTTCTCAATTTGCCAGGGGAAAAGGACTCTTTCATGCCATTGATCACAGACCACCCGCAGAACTGCCTGATAAAAACTATCCCTATGTTCTGACAACCGGAAGGGTGTTATACCACTACCATACCGGAACCATGACCATGAAAACCAACGGACTCAACATGCTGTCTCCTGAATGTTTTGTGGAAATTTCTTCCGGTGATGCCCGCAAACTTGGTATTGATACAGGATCTGAAGTGGATGTATCTTCACGCAGAGGCAAAATAAGTGCCAAGCTAAAAGTGTCGTCAAAAGCTGTAGATGGAACAGTTTTTATTCCATTTCATTTTGCCAAAGCAGCAGCGAATGAACTGACAAACGCAAAACTGGATCCAACAGCAAAAATACCGGAATTTAAAGTCTGCGCCATTAAAATTGAGCCTATCAAAATTTAA
- the pth gene encoding aminoacyl-tRNA hydrolase codes for MSCSKFKIIAGLGNPGKGYAQTRHNIGFLVVEALASKSHLTIDKTRFESHYVKGRIKDQDVFIIKPLTYMNLSGFSIHRFASYYKVGIEDIIIVHDDMDLAFGKIKIVKSRGHGGHNGVRSILEVFGKKDCIRIRVGVGHPGSGKDVTGHVLGGFSPDEIKILDHCIDTASDACLYVLENGVTSAMNLFNTKS; via the coding sequence ATGTCATGTTCAAAATTTAAAATTATTGCGGGTTTGGGAAATCCTGGTAAAGGCTATGCTCAGACTCGCCATAATATCGGTTTTTTAGTTGTTGAAGCCCTTGCTTCAAAATCCCATCTTACGATTGATAAAACCCGTTTTGAGTCCCATTATGTGAAAGGCAGAATTAAAGACCAGGATGTCTTTATTATAAAACCTTTGACTTATATGAACCTAAGTGGGTTCTCCATCCATAGATTTGCCTCATATTATAAGGTTGGTATAGAAGATATTATTATTGTTCATGATGATATGGACCTTGCATTCGGAAAGATAAAGATTGTTAAAAGTCGTGGGCATGGTGGCCATAACGGTGTTAGATCAATCCTTGAGGTGTTTGGTAAAAAGGATTGTATCCGAATTCGCGTAGGGGTTGGCCATCCAGGGTCAGGAAAGGATGTGACCGGTCATGTCCTTGGTGGTTTTAGCCCGGATGAAATAAAAATTTTGGATCATTGTATTGATACTGCTTCAGATGCCTGTCTGTATGTCCTTGAAAATGGTGTTACTTCTGCCATGAATCTATTTAATACCAAATCTTAA
- a CDS encoding hybrid sensor histidine kinase/response regulator produces MRSEQILVVDDEKRIVENISFCLKREGFQTVGGYDGDQAIRIFEQQKFDLVLLDMNMPGKSGYDVMEHILGVDEDVLIIIISGYASIESAVKALKLGAWDYLKKPFEYADLIKTVTNALAQKKLINDKKAICARLEASEKQYEYMVNNSPDLIFTLDQDGCFTFVNHQFEKLLDFSSEDLLGTRFKDILHNGDISKAADLIRFEKYEQQINGGQFMHFRFKKAKTGNLWSDPYESFAFMELKATPMHLPAGHGRDEFNGVYAVARDVTERISLEDQLRQAQKMEAIGTLAGGIAHDFNNILMGIQGYASLVRSGFDCDSEEYKRLANIDEYVFNGAEMARQLLGFSMKTYQETGPVNLNYLLKMSAKMFGRTKKDIVINQYLEKDLWSTIVDEGQIKQVLLNLFVNAWQAMPDGGKITIKSENIVMDDCGFENFGKYVKVTVSDTGIGMDDEIIPRIFDPFFTTKNRGQGTGLGLATAYGIIKSHKGIFKVESKSGKGSSFMFFLPAEKTKANICKDPEENKIIFSGKGSILLVDDEKGVVEVCSEMLESLGYQVNAVSSGSEAIEILKTGNLKIDLIILDMIMPQMNGRETFEKIREIDPEIKVLISSGYSRESEIEKMMKHSCDRFIFKPFDITTLSEKLNEVFSIPVKSL; encoded by the coding sequence ATGAGATCAGAGCAGATACTTGTTGTGGATGATGAAAAAAGGATTGTTGAAAATATTTCTTTTTGTTTGAAGAGAGAAGGTTTTCAAACGGTAGGAGGATATGACGGAGATCAAGCAATACGGATTTTTGAACAACAGAAGTTTGATCTTGTATTGCTTGATATGAATATGCCCGGAAAGAGCGGGTATGATGTCATGGAGCATATTTTAGGAGTTGATGAAGATGTTTTGATTATTATTATTTCAGGATATGCATCCATTGAATCTGCTGTCAAGGCTCTTAAATTAGGTGCCTGGGATTATCTTAAAAAGCCGTTTGAATATGCGGATTTGATAAAAACCGTAACAAACGCACTTGCTCAAAAGAAATTAATTAACGATAAAAAAGCTATATGTGCAAGACTTGAAGCATCTGAGAAACAATATGAATACATGGTGAACAATTCTCCTGATCTTATTTTTACTCTGGATCAGGATGGTTGTTTCACATTTGTAAATCATCAGTTTGAAAAATTGCTGGATTTTTCAAGTGAGGATTTGCTAGGAACCCGTTTTAAAGATATTCTTCACAATGGAGATATTTCAAAAGCAGCTGACCTGATTAGGTTTGAAAAATATGAACAGCAGATTAATGGCGGTCAATTTATGCATTTCAGGTTCAAAAAAGCAAAAACAGGAAATTTATGGTCTGATCCATACGAATCCTTTGCTTTTATGGAACTCAAAGCTACGCCGATGCATTTGCCTGCAGGTCATGGTAGAGATGAGTTCAATGGTGTATACGCAGTTGCCCGGGATGTGACGGAAAGGATAAGTCTTGAAGACCAGCTGCGGCAGGCACAGAAGATGGAAGCCATAGGAACCCTGGCCGGAGGAATAGCCCATGATTTTAATAATATTCTTATGGGTATTCAGGGTTACGCTTCTCTTGTGAGAAGTGGATTTGACTGTGACAGTGAAGAATATAAAAGGCTTGCTAATATTGATGAGTATGTTTTCAATGGTGCTGAAATGGCCAGGCAATTATTAGGGTTTTCAATGAAAACATATCAGGAAACCGGTCCTGTCAATTTGAATTACCTTTTAAAGATGTCTGCAAAAATGTTCGGCAGAACCAAAAAAGATATTGTAATTAATCAATACCTGGAAAAAGATTTATGGAGTACAATAGTTGATGAAGGGCAGATTAAACAGGTCTTGCTGAACCTTTTTGTAAATGCATGGCAGGCAATGCCGGATGGTGGTAAGATTACAATCAAATCTGAAAATATTGTTATGGATGACTGCGGGTTTGAAAATTTTGGTAAATATGTAAAGGTTACTGTATCAGATACCGGTATAGGAATGGATGATGAGATTATACCCAGAATTTTCGATCCCTTTTTTACAACAAAAAACAGGGGGCAGGGTACAGGGCTTGGACTTGCCACCGCCTATGGAATTATTAAAAGTCATAAGGGAATCTTCAAAGTTGAAAGTAAATCCGGAAAAGGCAGCTCTTTCATGTTTTTTCTGCCGGCCGAGAAAACTAAAGCCAACATTTGTAAAGATCCTGAAGAAAATAAAATAATTTTCAGCGGGAAGGGGTCTATCTTATTGGTTGATGACGAAAAAGGGGTGGTTGAAGTATGCTCAGAGATGTTGGAAAGCCTTGGATATCAAGTCAATGCTGTTTCAAGCGGTAGTGAGGCGATTGAGATTTTGAAAACCGGAAATTTAAAAATAGACCTTATTATTTTGGATATGATTATGCCTCAAATGAATGGCCGGGAGACCTTTGAAAAAATCAGAGAAATTGATCCTGAAATAAAAGTACTGATATCTTCAGGCTACAGCCGGGAATCTGAAATTGAAAAAATGATGAAGCACAGTTGCGATAGATTTATTTTCAAACCATTTGATATAACAACATTGTCTGAAAAACTCAATGAGGTGTTCAGCATCCCGGTGAAAAGTTTATAG
- a CDS encoding 50S ribosomal protein L25, producing MELIELNAKLREKSGKGVARKLRRNNEIPAIVYGAKKDSMMLSLDTVAFDRIIRKNGSMGLFFNLKVGGDSGEEKMVMLKNMQMDTFGLKYLHIDLHEIDMDNQVSITVPVEAVGDSKGVKEGGLLQIIRRELDVLCKPTDAPDSIKVDISDLDVGDAVHVEDIDLGEGIEIPHEVNFTVITIVAPSVDEKEAGEEEEDLEEEDVKATPAEATEE from the coding sequence TTGAATTAAACGCAAAATTAAGAGAAAAAAGCGGTAAAGGCGTTGCAAGAAAATTAAGAAGAAATAATGAGATACCTGCGATTGTATATGGGGCTAAAAAAGATTCTATGATGCTCTCCCTTGACACTGTTGCCTTCGATAGGATTATTAGGAAAAACGGTTCAATGGGCCTTTTCTTTAATCTCAAGGTTGGTGGGGACTCCGGGGAAGAAAAAATGGTTATGCTTAAAAATATGCAGATGGATACATTTGGTTTGAAATATCTGCATATAGATTTGCATGAAATTGATATGGATAATCAGGTTAGCATCACTGTGCCGGTTGAAGCAGTTGGTGATAGCAAAGGTGTTAAAGAAGGCGGGCTTCTCCAGATTATAAGGCGAGAGCTTGATGTGCTTTGCAAACCGACTGACGCACCAGACAGTATTAAGGTTGACATTAGTGATCTTGATGTTGGAGATGCTGTTCATGTGGAGGATATTGATCTGGGGGAAGGTATTGAAATTCCTCATGAAGTTAACTTTACCGTTATAACCATTGTGGCGCCGAGTGTTGATGAAAAAGAAGCTGGAGAAGAGGAAGAAGATCTTGAGGAAGAAGATGTTAAGGCTACTCCGGCTGAGGCAACTGAAGAGTAA
- a CDS encoding RluA family pseudouridine synthase, whose amino-acid sequence MKLIIHIDDNLKETRFDTIVANHSKACPRNKAANLIRNGDILVNAEKKKPGYKTKQGDIITGIIPDSGNEAMVLPENIELNIKFEDDHIMLINKKPGMVVHPAPGNFSGTLVNALLFYDPKIRNVGEDCLRSGIVHRLDKDTSGLMVVAKTKSALHFLQNEFKQRRVEKKYLALVSGNFADDQGEINLPIARHPVKRKIMAIARENGKFAKTCWRVKKKFKTACLVEALLKTGRTHQIRVHFYAIDHPLIGELVYQPRRYRKNKGIVALRQMLHSWQLSFRHPYSGKRIFFEAELPEDFLQTQALLESIQ is encoded by the coding sequence ATGAAACTAATAATTCACATAGATGATAATTTAAAAGAAACCCGTTTTGATACAATAGTCGCCAATCACAGTAAAGCTTGCCCTAGAAACAAGGCCGCAAATCTTATACGCAATGGCGATATCCTCGTTAATGCTGAAAAAAAAAAGCCCGGATACAAGACAAAACAAGGTGATATCATTACCGGGATTATTCCTGATTCAGGTAATGAAGCCATGGTATTGCCGGAGAACATCGAGCTTAATATTAAATTCGAAGATGATCATATCATGCTGATCAATAAAAAGCCGGGCATGGTTGTTCATCCGGCACCAGGAAATTTTTCCGGGACTCTTGTGAACGCATTATTGTTTTATGATCCAAAAATAAGAAATGTTGGAGAAGACTGCCTTCGTTCAGGTATCGTTCACAGGCTTGATAAAGATACCAGCGGTTTAATGGTAGTTGCCAAAACAAAATCTGCACTGCATTTTTTGCAAAACGAATTTAAACAACGGAGGGTTGAAAAAAAATATCTGGCTCTTGTTTCAGGAAATTTTGCAGATGACCAGGGCGAAATAAATCTTCCTATTGCCCGGCATCCGGTGAAAAGAAAAATAATGGCCATAGCCCGTGAAAATGGAAAATTTGCCAAGACGTGCTGGAGAGTTAAGAAAAAATTTAAAACAGCATGCTTGGTGGAAGCGCTTTTAAAGACAGGAAGAACACATCAAATCAGGGTTCATTTTTATGCTATTGATCATCCATTAATTGGAGAGCTTGTCTATCAACCCAGAAGGTATCGTAAAAATAAGGGGATTGTTGCTCTAAGACAAATGCTGCATTCCTGGCAACTGTCTTTCAGGCATCCTTATTCCGGCAAAAGGATTTTTTTTGAAGCAGAATTACCTGAAGATTTTTTGCAGACACAGGCATTACTAGAATCAATTCAATAG
- a CDS encoding FAD-dependent oxidoreductase codes for MFQSVLMMGGLGVAIGTALVIASKAFYVYEDPKVVAIDDALPGANCGGCGYPGCNANAEAIVNGLSGVNSCVAAGDDVAMAIAQIMGVSVSDTEPEFAGPGCYYGKDDADMEYDYLGITDCRAAALLFGGMKVCRIGCLGLGSCVKACMFGALSIGSDGLPKVDQEKCTGCGACERICPKNIIRLTSVTRRIMREYTTEECVTPCQRACPTGIDIKEYIRLIREGDYEASVQVIKERNPFPTVISRICPALCEFKCRRLLQDESVAINDLKRFVCDYEMNQNKRILPYKAPATDKQVAIIGGGVEGLSAAYFTARLGHSPTVFEATDALGGILCKAIARERLVKDVLDWDIEGIKEMGVTVKTHVKAGKDFTVDGLLKQGFHAVFTATGGWDSRLARGGVDQAETVFPGAYLLIDLLRSQSDKNITIPLGKNVVIAGGGIRVPDAVKLLKQSGSNKITIVSRKQHEDSSFDPAAIDILAKAGATIIYNAGVTRVVGEESNLTAIEYAALDTGEKQMIDADTLFIASGRFPELVFVPVRDDETDHPQNGQEKIGPLVWEGVELQKKPDTNMELGLLSSQDVISEYPSAVASINGGRKAAAAMHNLMYGIKFQESSNFITDQSILQDVTVLKNVDVLPRNIIKLNKEQKGSAGGGRVSTGFSTGFSTEQAQAEAARCLRCGLVCYEKSKIVG; via the coding sequence ATGTTTCAATCTGTTTTAATGATGGGTGGTTTGGGTGTAGCTATTGGTACGGCTTTGGTGATTGCTTCTAAAGCATTTTATGTCTATGAAGATCCAAAGGTTGTTGCCATTGATGATGCCCTGCCGGGAGCCAATTGCGGCGGATGCGGGTATCCGGGGTGTAATGCCAATGCAGAGGCTATCGTCAATGGACTTTCCGGTGTGAATTCCTGTGTGGCTGCCGGTGATGATGTTGCAATGGCAATTGCACAGATAATGGGCGTGTCGGTTTCAGATACGGAACCTGAATTTGCCGGACCCGGGTGCTATTATGGCAAGGATGATGCAGACATGGAATATGACTATCTGGGTATAACCGATTGCAGGGCTGCAGCATTATTGTTTGGTGGGATGAAGGTCTGCCGGATCGGGTGTCTGGGACTTGGAAGCTGTGTGAAAGCATGTATGTTCGGAGCGTTGTCTATAGGCAGTGACGGGTTGCCTAAAGTTGATCAGGAAAAATGCACTGGATGCGGTGCCTGCGAGAGAATATGTCCTAAAAATATTATCCGGCTCACATCAGTTACCCGACGGATAATGAGAGAGTACACTACGGAAGAATGTGTGACACCCTGTCAGAGGGCTTGTCCCACTGGTATTGATATCAAAGAATATATCCGTTTGATCCGGGAGGGGGATTATGAGGCTTCTGTTCAGGTCATTAAAGAAAGAAATCCCTTTCCAACAGTTATTTCAAGGATTTGTCCAGCCCTTTGTGAGTTTAAATGCAGAAGACTTCTACAGGATGAATCGGTTGCCATCAATGATTTGAAACGCTTTGTCTGTGATTATGAAATGAATCAGAACAAACGGATATTGCCTTATAAAGCACCTGCAACAGACAAACAGGTTGCCATTATCGGCGGTGGTGTTGAGGGATTGTCAGCCGCTTATTTTACGGCAAGACTTGGGCATTCTCCAACTGTATTCGAGGCAACCGATGCCTTGGGAGGAATCCTTTGTAAGGCTATTGCAAGGGAAAGACTGGTCAAGGATGTGCTTGACTGGGATATTGAAGGAATAAAAGAAATGGGCGTGACTGTCAAAACCCATGTTAAAGCAGGTAAGGATTTTACAGTTGACGGACTTTTAAAACAAGGATTTCATGCTGTGTTTACAGCCACAGGTGGCTGGGATTCCAGGCTTGCCAGGGGAGGTGTCGATCAGGCGGAAACCGTTTTTCCCGGGGCCTATTTGTTGATTGATTTGTTAAGAAGTCAATCTGATAAAAATATCACAATTCCTTTGGGAAAAAATGTTGTGATTGCCGGTGGCGGAATCAGGGTGCCGGATGCAGTGAAGTTGTTAAAACAAAGCGGGTCAAATAAAATTACAATTGTTTCAAGAAAACAGCACGAAGACTCCTCTTTTGATCCTGCAGCCATTGATATTTTGGCCAAGGCAGGTGCAACTATTATATATAATGCAGGAGTCACAAGAGTTGTCGGTGAAGAAAGCAACTTGACGGCAATTGAATATGCAGCTCTTGATACGGGTGAAAAACAGATGATTGATGCAGATACACTGTTCATTGCTTCCGGAAGATTTCCGGAACTGGTCTTTGTGCCGGTTAGAGATGATGAGACTGATCATCCACAAAACGGTCAGGAAAAGATAGGGCCTTTGGTCTGGGAAGGTGTTGAACTGCAAAAAAAACCTGATACAAACATGGAATTGGGATTGCTTTCAAGTCAGGATGTGATCAGTGAATATCCTTCTGCTGTGGCATCTATCAATGGAGGCAGAAAAGCGGCGGCTGCTATGCATAATTTGATGTATGGCATCAAGTTTCAAGAATCTTCCAATTTTATTACAGATCAATCAATTCTTCAGGATGTTACAGTGCTTAAAAATGTGGATGTTTTGCCCAGAAACATCATTAAATTGAATAAAGAGCAAAAAGGTTCTGCGGGGGGGGGCCGGGTTTCAACCGGTTTTTCAACCGGGTTCTCAACCGAACAGGCCCAGGCAGAAGCTGCCAGATGCCTGAGATGCGGTCTTGTCTGTTATGAAAAATCAAAAATAGTCGGATAA
- a CDS encoding manganese-dependent inorganic pyrophosphatase encodes MSTLVFGHKNPDTDSVCAAIALADLKKKLGEDIVPAMQGALNPESTFVLEKFGVAGPEVVTSYAGKDVYLVDHSDLAQSPDDLGEANILGIVDHHKLGDVTTGQPLECWIWPVGCTCTVIASMYNYFDVEIPKDIAGIMLCAILSDTVIFKSATCTDADKKICAQLSEICGESDLEALGIEMFKVKSAVEGTPIRELVFRDYKDFNMSGNGVGVGQLELVDLSIVDGIKADLEKDIQALKDEKGHHSVFLMLTDIMKEGTELLIASDDASVVEKAFGVAPADGKAWLPGIMSRKKQIVPDLEKTFG; translated from the coding sequence ATGTCAACTTTAGTATTTGGTCACAAAAATCCAGATACGGATTCAGTTTGTGCAGCAATCGCACTGGCAGATCTTAAAAAAAAACTTGGTGAAGATATTGTTCCTGCAATGCAGGGAGCATTGAATCCTGAATCTACTTTTGTACTTGAAAAATTTGGCGTTGCAGGCCCTGAGGTTGTTACATCATATGCTGGAAAAGATGTATATCTTGTGGATCATTCCGATCTTGCTCAGAGTCCTGATGACCTTGGCGAAGCCAATATTCTTGGCATTGTCGATCACCATAAACTCGGCGATGTCACTACCGGACAGCCGCTTGAATGCTGGATCTGGCCTGTTGGCTGCACTTGCACGGTTATTGCGTCCATGTACAACTATTTTGACGTTGAAATACCAAAAGATATCGCCGGCATCATGCTGTGCGCTATTCTTTCAGATACAGTGATTTTTAAATCCGCCACATGCACTGACGCAGATAAAAAAATCTGCGCACAGCTTTCTGAAATCTGTGGTGAAAGTGATCTGGAAGCCTTGGGAATCGAAATGTTCAAGGTAAAATCTGCTGTAGAAGGCACACCGATTCGCGAACTTGTTTTCCGTGATTACAAAGATTTTAACATGAGCGGAAACGGCGTTGGTGTAGGACAACTCGAACTGGTTGATCTTTCCATTGTTGACGGTATCAAAGCAGATCTTGAAAAAGATATCCAGGCACTTAAAGACGAAAAAGGTCATCACAGTGTATTCCTTATGCTGACGGATATCATGAAAGAAGGCACGGAGCTGTTGATTGCTTCCGATGATGCTTCTGTTGTGGAAAAAGCATTCGGCGTAGCTCCTGCTGATGGAAAAGCCTGGTTGCCCGGTATTATGAGCCGCAAAAAACAGATCGTTCCTGATCTTGAAAAAACATTTGGCTAA
- a CDS encoding CarD family transcriptional regulator — protein sequence MGEKTNVIKAASTKKEFSKGDLAVYPAHGVGCIESIESKEINGDIMNFYMMKIVENGMVIMIPTSNVESVGLREVISETEVPQVYKVMQEKAQGADNQTWNRRYREYMDKIKTGSIYDVAEVFRDLFQLKLEKDLSFGERKLLDTAQNLLVQELSTAKDIDEKAMMQEIEDLFN from the coding sequence ATGGGTGAAAAAACCAATGTAATAAAGGCAGCATCAACCAAAAAAGAATTTTCCAAAGGAGACTTGGCGGTTTATCCTGCTCATGGAGTTGGCTGTATAGAGTCAATTGAGAGCAAGGAGATAAATGGCGACATCATGAATTTTTACATGATGAAGATTGTTGAAAATGGCATGGTGATAATGATTCCGACTTCAAACGTGGAATCTGTCGGCCTGAGGGAAGTGATATCTGAAACAGAGGTTCCACAAGTCTATAAGGTTATGCAGGAAAAGGCACAAGGTGCTGACAATCAGACTTGGAATCGAAGATACCGGGAATATATGGATAAGATTAAAACCGGTTCCATATATGATGTTGCTGAAGTTTTCAGAGATCTTTTTCAGTTAAAGCTTGAAAAAGATCTTTCTTTTGGCGAACGCAAGTTGCTTGATACGGCTCAAAATTTATTGGTTCAAGAGTTGTCTACTGCCAAGGATATAGATGAAAAAGCAATGATGCAGGAAATTGAGGATCTTTTCAACTAA